A single region of the Anopheles funestus chromosome X, idAnoFuneDA-416_04, whole genome shotgun sequence genome encodes:
- the LOC125765229 gene encoding glutamate receptor ionotropic, kainate 2-like, with product MLDKTRGICNCYLPAILLLVHALSGSVDGKREIPVGAIFHQVPDLNYESEIAFRYAIERVNMHEKHFELVPIVRYVSPEDSFKTERKVCELAVEGVTAVFGPSSILTSGIVGSICKTLEIPHIITHWDPEPLGGIDPELQAMTINLYPEADVLSRALADLIVDYSWKSFTIIYDSDEGLMRLKDILQIHGPSDAPITVRQIDDDPDYRPLLKDIQSSGESHIILEIRPDRILELLRQAKEVKMLEEYQSYIITSLDAHTIDFEELRYSRSNITALRLMDTKSFDIKNAVHDWEQGEARMKRQFRVSPEHVRTESALYNDAVKIYATAIRELDATEEITPSRLSCGSKNLRQWQFGLRIINYMKVKTEHGITGPIIFDDFGRRAHFHLDIIELSKDEGFKKIATWDPTHGVNYTRSQGEVYSQIVESLQNKTFIVASRIGAPFLMFKEKKDGEFLEGNNRFEGYSLELIDGISKILGFQYRMELVPDGKYGSYNKITKKWDGLVKHLLDRKADLAVCDLTITYERRTAVDFTMPFMTLGISILYAKPVQQPKDLFSFLSPLSLDVWIYMATAYLGVSVLLFVLSRMAPADWENPHPCKQDNDEVENIWDMFNALWLTMGSIMGQGCDILPKAISTRLVAGMWWFFALIMLSSYTANLAAFLTMERMDATIESAEDLAKQSKIKYGVVMGGSTMAFFQTSNFSTYQRMWASMESARPSVFTKSNDEGRDRVIKGKRMYAFLMESTSLEYITERYCDLTQIGGLLDSKGYGIAMPVNSPYRTAISGAVLKMQEEGKLYQLKTRWWKEMRGGGQCTEVPNSSQENELGIGNVGGVFVVLALGCLCAFIIGILEFLWNVRKVAVEEKVTPWDALKAELKFALNISVTSKPVHNTLSESTASGKSSLRSKSESRRGSELAGRGNNVRTAASLNNIDKIGFVFDKN from the exons CGAGCTGGCAGTGGAAGGTGTGACGGCTGTGTTTGGACCTTCCTCGATATTGACGTCAGGTATTGTTGGTTCCATCTGCAAAACGCTTGAGATTCCGCACATCATTACGCACTGGGATCCGGAACCGCTGGGCGGTATTGATCCGGAGCTGCAGGCGATGACAATCAATCTTTACCCGGAAGCGGACGTACTATCCCGCGCACTGGCGGATCTTATTGTTGATTATAGCTGGAAAAGCTTTACAATAATCTACGACTCGGACGAAGGGTTGATGCGGCTGAAGGACATACTGCAGATACATGGACCAAGTGATGCACCGATTACCGTCCGTCAGATCGATGATGATCCCGACTATAGACCGCTGCTGAAAGATATCCAATCTTCTGGCGAGTCGCACATCATACTCGAGATAAGGCCCGATCGCATACTGGAACTTTTGCGGCAGGCAAAGGAGGTGAAGATGTTGGAAGAATATCAGAGCTACATCATCACGTCGCTCGATGCGCACACGATCGATTTTGAGGAGCTCCGCTACTCACGCTCCAACATTACCGCACTACGTCTAATGGACACAAAGAGCTTCGATATTAAGAATGCCGTACACGACTGGGAACAGGGAGAAGCACGCATGAAGCGACAGTTCCGTGTATCTCCGGAGCATGTACGCACCGAGTCCGCACTGTACAACGATGCGGTCAAGATCTATGCTACCGCGATCCGTGAACTGGACGCAACGGAAGAGATCACACCATCACGACTTTCCTGTGGCAGCAAAAACCTTCGGCAATGGCAATTTGGGTTACGGATCATTAACTACATGAAAGTG AAAACTGAGCACGGCATTACGGGTCCAATCATATTCGATGATTTCGGCCGAAGAGCTCACTTCCATCTGGACATTATAGAGCTGAGCAAGGATGAGGGCTTCAAGAAGATTGCTACCTGGGATCCAACGCACGGTGTTAACTATACCCGCAGTCAGGGTGAGGTCTACTCTCAGATTGTGGAGTccctgcaaaacaaaacttttatcGTGGCGTCCCGCATCGGTGCTCCGTTTCTTATGTTTAA GGAGAAAAAGGATGGTGAATTTCTTGAGGGTAACAACCGCTTCGAGGGTTACTCGCTGGAGCTGATTGATGGCATTTCAAAAATTCTTGGCTTCCAGTATAGAATGGAATTGGTGCCGGATGGAAAGTATGGTTCATACAATAAGATCACCAAAAAGTGGGACGGACTTGTGAAGCATCTGCTGGATCGT AAAGCCGATCTTGCTGTTTGTGACTTGACTATCACGTATGAACGTAGAACGGCTGTCGACTTTACGATGCCCTTCATGACTTTAG GTATCAGTATATTGTACGCCAAACCTGTGCAGCAACCGAAGGATCTGTTCTCTTTCCTATCGCCACTATCACTGGACGTTTGGATCTACATGGCGACAGCTTATCTCGGTGTGTCGGTACTGCTCTTCGTACTCTCGCGTATGGCACCAGCCGACTGGGAGAATCCACATCCCTGCAAGCAAGACAACGACGAGGTGGAAAACATCTGGGACATGTTCAACGCACTCTGGTTGACGATGGGTTCGATCATGGGGCAGGGTTGTGACATACTGCCGAAAGCCATCTCGACGCGTCTGGTTGCCGGTATGTGGTGGTTCTTCGCACTCATTATGTTGTCGTCCTACACGGCCAATCTGGCCGCTTTCCTGACGATGGAGCGCATGGATGCGACGATCGAATCGGCGGAAGATCTGGCCAAACAGAGCAAGATCAAGTACGGCGTGGTGATGGGCGGTAGTACGATGGCCTTTTTCCAGACGTCTAACTTCTCCACCTACCAGCGGATGTGGGCATCGATGGAGTCGGCCCGCCCATCTGTCTTTACCAAAAGCAACGACGAAGGTCGCGACCGTGTCATCAAGGGTAAGCGGATGTACGCGTTCTTGATGGAGTCGACCTCGCTCGAGTACATCACCGAGCGGTACTGTGATCTTACACAGATTGGTGGTCTGCTTGACTCGAAGGGTTACGGTATTGCAATGCCCGTCA ACTCACCTTACCGTACCGCGATCAGTGGCGCGGTACTGAAGATGCAGGAAGAAGGTAAGCTCTATCAGCTGAAAACACGCTGGTGGAAGGAAATGCGTGGCGGTGGCCAATGTACCGAGGTACCCAACTCGTCCCAGGAGAACGAGCTCGGCATCGGCAACGTGGGCGGTGTGTTTGTCGTCCTAGCGCTCGGTTGTCTGTGTGCGTTCATCATCGGCATCCTGGAGTTTCTCTGGAACGTGCGGAAGGTGGCGGTAGAGGAGAAGGTAACGCCGTGGGATGCGCTCAAGGCGGAGCTGAAGTTTGCACTCAACATCTCCGTCACGTCCAAACCGGTGCACAACACGCTCAGCGAATCAACTGCGAGCGGGAAGAGCTCGCTACGTTCCAAGTCGGAATCCAGGCGCGGTTCGGAGCTGGCAGGCCGTGGCAACAATGTACGCACTGCGGCCAGCCTTAACAACATCGACAAGATTGGTTTCGTCTTTGATAAGAACTAG